taacataagttatgtcaaaagaattattgattttgaaacataataagacacctaattaagaaaataacattatatctacataacattacatgtttatatcaaaaattttgatctttgatttttttttctaatataattttgccgatctattgtgtgggtctttgattcgtgcggGTTTTTCGATGGAAGCTATAAAatgcaatgaaatgaaatcgaagtatataatgcccgctaatttaatcgaggatggagacactaatggaggttccaaaaattattctacagttagtagcattataagtttggaacATAAGTCGGTGGTTaatgtttctggtcaaaatttagagttttcttttctaaataatgttgatgattctggtactgaaacaagagctgcttgatcgagttATTGAGAAGaggtttcaaatttgggaagttggaacgatataccattttaaaattggtttctaaccggatttatgtggttttctatcagattaggttcgtaaaccgtttaaaccaggtatatggagaaatatatgaaaacttttgattcgagtaaaaataaattgagaatttatgattcgagaatatttgagacgaggtcataactttaagttgttttggtacaattggatacttctgaagagtaaataggtcgttgatccttaacgtgattatgacatatgtcatgttttggattgtatataaagtttctattttgtatatctgaattatctaagacttatatataccatcatgattataatttcaaatttttatttttattatattatattaaatttctttcaatttctcaacttttattaggttaatcataaaatcattgtaatcgagtagataattttcaccagttgttcatccaatatctttggagtaaaaaaaacttcatggttaaagaaactatgtcacaaaacaaatttagtaattataagaactataattatgccaaaatgaaagtaaaacaacatcaaatttgtttaatttgtttagaagacattttataggtggtggtAAAGAGCATActataacaataaaataattttgagtgtaagaatatatttttaatggtaaaacatagagtaaaattgtatgtggttacttattagatgttgctttgatgaatttgttgcatgtaaaatattttgtgaataagttctgaaacgtttttgaaatttgacaataataagaTTTGTAATGAtaagtatttggcaaaagttttagtgggatataatttagctttaaattaaattattgtaataattgttataatatattaaaaatagataaatataaataaatgtatgaaggtaaatacaaacttaaattatttatatatttactttaaaaaataaaatttcattatatattttttaaaaattgtttaaagttttgaatttatttttttcaacaatttttaaacccaCACATTATACGGGTCCTTGTCTAACTTAATCGAAAATATGTTAcatactaaatatattatttactgaAAGCAAGTGAATGGAGTCAAATTTGCGAGGGTCAGAGatactgctttttttttttttttgggttcaactAAATACTCCTTTTTAATTCACTATTTTAGGTCCTCAATTAATTGAGGCCAATTTGTCCTTTTGTAATCTCATTatattcatcttctttctctttctcatacCACCAAAAATGCCTTTTGcccccctctctctctatctctaaaCAATGTCTCctctttatctttctaactTTCCCCTTAGAGAGACTCGTCTTTCTCTCCAACTAGGGTTTCCTCTCTGAACACAACAAATAATTCCCAATAATTGCCAATCTTCTTGAGGATTTTTTTCATTTCCCCTTCTAATAAATAATACccaagagagaaacaaagaagagatcaaaCCTTTTCAGGAAGATATATATCAAGGAGAGAACTTTTCTTGTTGCTCCATTTAAAGGTAAGACCACGATTATTTCATTCTACGCAGCCAATTCACAAACATTAGCaatatagatatatcatatatgtatatacacgTTTACTTTTACGTTCATTGGTTATATAAACTGACGAGAGTTTGGATCTTAAACTTCCAAGTTATAAATTGGACGACCTTAATTTACTTTTCATAGAAAGTGGATCTGGATTTTGTGACTTCTTATATATAGTGAAGTAAGCATACTGAAACAGACGCGTAAAGATGTAATAAAGCTAATTTAACTCGGTCATAGATTCGTTAtaaaagctatatatatgtatatatacctgttgtatatatagatgtggaGAACTCAGAGTCAGGGAGACAGAGAGTGTTGTGAGGATAAAGTCAGGAAATCTGCTAAACTAAATGGCAAGAACAAAAAATGTATGGTCAATACTCAATAGTCTTTAGTTTCTTcaagtttaaagaaaattattattcaaCCATTTCCAAGAAATGTTTTCCAacttttcattgtttttttttcaaaactagaTTTGATGGCACATAAATAAAGCCATGttcttaacaaaaacaaaactagatagagtatatataatactacgaaattatacatatatattccTCAAAAATTCttatgaaaattttcatattttgaatCGAAGGTCAAATTAAATAAGAACAAGTTGTTTTCTTGTTCTAAGtcaaccaatatatatatactagaaaatGCAAAGCAGTTTGAGATACCTTCAATTCATAGCGACATTCATTTGGAGAAGAAATGTACGTTTCTTTCTTATGTGTAATGTAGCTAAACAACTAATTATACAACTTCTCATAATTAATCATATTGTGTGTAAGATACATATGTAGTATGTTTAGTATTATTGATTAGTCTCAGTTCCCAATCttataatatgtaaaattattgtttagaaATGCGTGTCTTggatttatgtatatatttgtttgaaatatagttttcttggaatacatatttatatggttacGAATAATGACAATTAAGGATAAGAAGATCGGAACATCATACGAGGACTCGTAACTAGTTATATGATGATAATATTACTTCTAGTTACCATTCTTACGATATTACATCGTACGTCTTGTAACCAATTGTATTGATGATGGGACAAGTATTGCTAGCTACCAGcacaaaatagaaaacaaaatttcgaaaatgtataaattttaaaatgtgtacGTAGAAATATATACgtaaacatattgtatatatcaaTATGGATGTCGAACTACACAAATTCTCTAGAGGGAACATCGATATTGTAACCtcgatatgtatatatacaaggAGAAGAGACTCTAGAGAATTACAAGATCGATGTGGATCAAAGTTAATATCAATCGCATGTGATTAAAtcgttttgtttcatttttgcaACTGAAGAATCAGGGGATATATACACAAATATGTCGAACTACACAAATTCACCGTGTGCAGCATGCAAATTCCTCCGGCGTAAATGCACATCAGACTGCGTATTCGCACCCTATTTTCCGCCGGAGGAACCTACAAAGTTTGCGAACGTCCACCGGATATTCGGGGCAAGTAATGTGAGCAAGATCCTTCAAGAAGTGGCTCCGCATCAGCGGGAAGACGCGGTGAACTCGCTGGCTTACGAGGCGGAGGCAAGGCTTAAAGATCCAGTGTATGGCTGCGTTGGGGCGATCTCGGTGCTCCAGAGACAGGTCTTGAGGTTGCAAAGGGAACTAGAGGAGACAAATGCTGATCTCATGAGGTACGCTAGTTGTCTTGGTGGTGAAACGACGT
The sequence above is drawn from the Camelina sativa cultivar DH55 chromosome 4, Cs, whole genome shotgun sequence genome and encodes:
- the LOC104780009 gene encoding LOB domain-containing protein 25; protein product: MSNYTNSPCAACKFLRRKCTSDCVFAPYFPPEEPTKFANVHRIFGASNVSKILQEVAPHQREDAVNSLAYEAEARLKDPVYGCVGAISVLQRQVLRLQRELEETNADLMRYASCLGGETTSAYGGRRG